The proteins below are encoded in one region of Hordeum vulgare subsp. vulgare chromosome 3H, MorexV3_pseudomolecules_assembly, whole genome shotgun sequence:
- the LOC123443603 gene encoding transcription factor HBP-1b(c38) isoform X1, with protein sequence MAEASPRTETSDDTDENLMLEPGNAALAVASDSSDRSRDRNGDQKTMRRLAQNREAARKSRLRKKAYVQQLENSRLKLTQLEQELQRARQQGIFISSSADQSHSMSGNGALAFDTEYARWLEEHNRQVNELRAAVNAHAGDTELRSVVEKIMSHYDEIFKQKGNAAKADVFHVLSGMWKTPAERCFLWLGGFRPSELLKLLSTQLEPLTEQQLSGICNLQQSSQQAEDALSQGMEALQQSLAETLAGSIGSSGSGSTGNVANYMGQMAMAMGKLGTLENFLRQADNLRQQTLQQMQRILTTRQSARALLVISDYSSRLRALSSLWLARPKE encoded by the exons ATGGCAGAGGCCAGTCCTAGAACAGAAACGTCAGATGATACTGATGAAAATCTTATG CTTGAACCAGGGAATGCTGCTCTTGCTGTTGCTTCTGACTCTAGTGACAGATCCAGAGACAGAAACGGAGATCAAAAG ACAATGCGTCGGCTTGCTCAAAATCGCGAGGCTGCAAGGAAAAGTCGTTTGAGGAAAAAG GCATATGTTCAACAATTGGAGAATAGCAGGCTAAAGCTTACCCAGCTAGAGCAGGAGTTGCAACGAGCTCGTCAACAA GGCATTTTTATATCTAGTTCAGCAGACCAGTCCCATTCCATGAGTGGAAATG GGGCATTGGCTTTTGACACGGAGTACGCACGGTGGTTGGAAGAACACAATCGACAAGTTAATGAGCTGAGAGCTGCAGTTAATGCTCATGCAGGCGATACTGAGCTGCGCAGTGTTGTTGAGAAGATCATGTCACACTATGATGAGATTTTTAAGCAAAAAGGAAATGCGGCCAAAGCAGATGTCTTTCATGTGTTATCAGGCATGTGGAAGACACCAGCTGAGAGGTGTTTCCTATGGCTTGGAGGTTTCCGACCTTCTGAGCTTTTAAAG CTTCTTTCAACCCAGCTTGAACCTCTAACTGAGCAGCAGCTGTCAGGGATATGCAACCTTCAGCAATCATCACAACAAGCTGAGGATGCTCTTTCACAAGGAATGGAGGCCCTTCAACAGTCTTTGGCAGAAACATTGGCTGGGTCTATCGGCTCTTCTGGATCTGGATCAACAGGAAATGTGGCAAACTACATGGGTCAAATGGccatggccatgggaaagcttggAACTCTTGAGAATTTCCTTCGCCAG GCTGACAACCTGCGGCAGCAGACTCTTCAGCAGATGCAAAGGATCTTGACGACAAGGCAGTCTGCCCGTGCACTTCTTGTTATAAGTGATTACTCATCACGGCTTCGTGCCCTAAGTTCTCTCTGGCTTGCTCGACCGAAGGAATAA
- the LOC123443603 gene encoding transcription factor HBP-1b(c38) isoform X2, translating to MAEASPRTETSDDTDENLMLEPGNAALAVASDSSDRSRDRNGDQKTMRRLAQNREAARKSRLRKKAYVQQLENSRLKLTQLEQELQRARQQGIFISSSADQSHSMSGNGALAFDTEYARWLEEHNRQVNELRAAVNAHAGDTELRSVVEKIMSHYDEIFKQKGNAAKADVFHVLSGMWKTPAERCFLWLGGFRPSELLKGYATFSNHHNKLRMLFHKEWRPFNSLWQKHWLGLSALLDLDQQEMWQTTWVKWPWPWESLELLRISFARLTTCGSRLFSRCKGS from the exons ATGGCAGAGGCCAGTCCTAGAACAGAAACGTCAGATGATACTGATGAAAATCTTATG CTTGAACCAGGGAATGCTGCTCTTGCTGTTGCTTCTGACTCTAGTGACAGATCCAGAGACAGAAACGGAGATCAAAAG ACAATGCGTCGGCTTGCTCAAAATCGCGAGGCTGCAAGGAAAAGTCGTTTGAGGAAAAAG GCATATGTTCAACAATTGGAGAATAGCAGGCTAAAGCTTACCCAGCTAGAGCAGGAGTTGCAACGAGCTCGTCAACAA GGCATTTTTATATCTAGTTCAGCAGACCAGTCCCATTCCATGAGTGGAAATG GGGCATTGGCTTTTGACACGGAGTACGCACGGTGGTTGGAAGAACACAATCGACAAGTTAATGAGCTGAGAGCTGCAGTTAATGCTCATGCAGGCGATACTGAGCTGCGCAGTGTTGTTGAGAAGATCATGTCACACTATGATGAGATTTTTAAGCAAAAAGGAAATGCGGCCAAAGCAGATGTCTTTCATGTGTTATCAGGCATGTGGAAGACACCAGCTGAGAGGTGTTTCCTATGGCTTGGAGGTTTCCGACCTTCTGAGCTTTTAAAG GGATATGCAACCTTCAGCAATCATCACAACAAGCTGAGGATGCTCTTTCACAAGGAATGGAGGCCCTTCAACAGTCTTTGGCAGAAACATTGGCTGGGTCTATCGGCTCTTCTGGATCTGGATCAACAGGAAATGTGGCAAACTACATGGGTCAAATGGccatggccatgggaaagcttggAACTCTTGAGAATTTCCTTCGCCAG GCTGACAACCTGCGGCAGCAGACTCTTCAGCAGATGCAAAGGATCTTGA